One genomic region from Apodemus sylvaticus chromosome 1, mApoSyl1.1, whole genome shotgun sequence encodes:
- the LOC127683439 gene encoding homeobox protein CDX-1-like, translating to MPSSAPIETRPQRLQETARNLPFQVYYSPILTPTNPMQSSLSVPERDLHQQEFQGPSRKSGSVVLSEKYGDHQSGPVTSRKVRKERIVYSKKQKHLLQEHFDKCQYPNQDQCVKLAELVGVTARDIKIWFKNSRAKYKRMALQNITEALPETNGSSKPVFESTHFPGSIPLVAAENGEPMCSGTFSEVSIPKLNCIQESSLHHYQASDADRCSEQEDLLVGHAPIIDWDSGQSAAVEAQTDLAVTESTDVLEAATHCPEEAQGSGPSAEELWQRILDDFDKSEDWLTLDYTPNPTYFSQLLDHSRHL from the exons atgccttcaagtgcacccatagaaaccagaccccaaaggcttcaagagactgcaaggaacttaccctttcaagtttattacagtcccatattgaccccaacaaatccaatgcaatcaagtctttcagtccctgaaagggacctacatcagcaagagttccaaggaccatcaagaaaatcag gatctgtggtactgtcagagaaatatggtgaccatcaatctggccctgtgacttcaagaaaggtgcggaaggaacgcattgtgtactccaaaaaacaaaagcacctgctgcaagaacattttgataagtgtcagtacccaaaccaggatcaatgtgtgaagctggcagagttagttggtgtgacagcgagggacatcaag atctggtttaagaacagccgagctaagtacaagcggatggctctccagaatattacagaagctttgccagagaccaatggaagttcaaaaccagtttttgaatcaacccactttcctggttccatacctcttgttgctgctgagaatggagagcccatgtgttcaggcacatttagtgaggtttccattcccaaactcaactgcatccaggaatcttctctgcatcattatcaggccagtgatgcagacaggtgtagtgagcaggaagatctgcttgttggccatgctcccattatagattgggattctggtcaatcagcagcagttgaagcccagactgatctagcagtgactgaatctacagatgtcctagaagctgccacccattgcccagaggaggctcaag gttcaggtccatctgcagaggaactatggcaaagaatccttgacgactttgacaaatccgaggactggcttactctggattacaccccaaatccaacttacttctctcagctccttgaccattccagacatttatag